In one Balaenoptera musculus isolate JJ_BM4_2016_0621 chromosome 20, mBalMus1.pri.v3, whole genome shotgun sequence genomic region, the following are encoded:
- the RPL23 gene encoding 60S ribosomal protein L23 has product MSKRGRGGSSGAKFRISLGLPVGAVINCADNTGAKNLYIISVKGIKGRLNRLPAAGVGDMVMATVKKGKPELRKKVHPAVVIRQRKSYRRKDGVFLYFEDNAGVIVNNKGEMKGSAITGPVAKECADLWPRIASNAGSIA; this is encoded by the exons ATGTCGAAGCGAG GACGTGGTGGGTCCTCTGGTGCGAAATTCCGGATTTCCTTGGGTCTTCCGGTTGGAGCCGTGATCAACTGTGCTGACAACACAG GAGCCAAAAATCTATATATCATCTCTGTGAAGGGGATCAAGGGACGACTGAATAGACTTCCTGCTGCTGGTGTGGGTGACATGGTGATGGCCACAGTCAAGAAAGGCAAACCAGAGCTCAGAAAGAAGG TACATCCAGCAGTGGTAATTCGACAACGAAAGTCATACCGGAGAAAAGATggtgtgtttctttattttgaagataaCGCAGGGGTCATAGTAAACAATAAAGGCGAGATGAAAG GTTCTGCCATCACAGGACCAGTTGCAAAGGAATGTGCAGACTTGTGGCCCAGGATTGCATCCAATGCTGGCAGCATTGCATGA
- the C20H17orf98 gene encoding uncharacterized protein C17orf98 homolog, which translates to MAHFCACPLWLEKSFILDGVAVSTMARTYEHVRPKLWSAIPPYNAQQDYHARRYFRSRVVPPILRKTDQDHGGTGRDGWIVDYFHIFGQGQRYLNRRNWAGAGHSLQQVTGHDHYNANLKVTQGFNGQFGYRRNTPALRQRPSVFGEVTQFPLF; encoded by the exons ATGGCGCACTTTTGCGCGTGTCCTCTGTGGCTGGAGAAGAGCTTCATCTTGGATGGAGTGGCCGTGAGCACAATGGCCCGCACCTATGAGCACGTAAGGCCCAAGCTCTGGTCGGCGATTCCACCCTACAACGCGCAGCAGGACTACCACGCCCGCCGGTACTTCCGGAGCCGCGTGGTTCCGCCCATCTTGCGGAAAACTGATCAG GATCATGGCGGTACAGGAAGGGATGGCTGGATAGTGGATTATTTCCATATCTTCGGGCAAGGACAGAGATACCTCAACAGGAGGAACTGGGCAGGGGCAG GGCATTCCCTCCAGCAGGTGACCGGACATGACCACTATAATGCCAATCTGAAAGTGACCCAGGGGTTCAATGGTCAGTTTGGCTATCGCCGGAACACCCCAGCCCTCCGCCAGCGCCCATCTGTCTTTGGAGAGGTCACCCAATTCCCTCTCTTCTAA